The genomic interval GGCCATACTCAACGAGCTGACCATTAGAAACCAAAATTTCTACGATTTCGCCTTTAACTTCTGCTTCAAGTTCATTCATCAGCTTCATAGCTTCCAAAATACATACGACGCTCTTATCATTTACGCGATCGCCTACTTTTACGAAAGCTCCCGCTTCCGGAGTAGGAGAACTATAGAACGTTCCTACCATTGGAGATACGATTTGGTGCAAATGATCCGTTGAAGGACGAGCTGGTGCCGTTTCTTGTACGGCTTGAGGCTGCGCTGCTTGAGCTGCCGGCTGAGCTTGTAATGGTGCAGGCGCGTATGTATGCGTAATTGGGGCCGCTTGCACATTCACCACTTCTGTTTTGCCAGGCTTGCGGATGAGCAGGCGAGTCCCTTCGTTTTCAATTTCCAGCTCATGAACGGAAGTTTGATCAACCAATTTGATCAACTCTTTGATCTCGCTCAATTTGAACATGAATATTTTCACTCCTTAAATTTGCGATAGCAAGATTGCTTCCATAGCTTGTACACCTAAATGGTGTCCATGCCATTATAACCAATTCTTTCACATAACGTTTAACATTATATCATAAACAAGCCTGAACACGAATCATTTTTTGTATATTCGAGCATGACAGCCAAAAAAAAGGTCTTGCCCCTTCCAGCTAATATGCCGAAGGGACAAGGCCTTTTCTTGATGGTAGAGCTATTGAGGCTGCTTAACCGATACATATTGTACGGATACTTGATCAGCATCGACATCAAGCGTGCTCATGACCAGCTTAATAATGTCTGCTGCTTGCTTTTTCTCAAGCTTATCGCTTGAAACCACTACATTGTATTTATCGCTTTGCTCGTCGATAACTACATTTTCGTATTGTTTCAGCAGCTCTGCTTCAATGCCTGTGAGCTTCGTGTGCTTCTCCTCCAGCATGTCAAGCTCAGCTATAGCGGCTGATGCTTCCTCCGGCTTTTTAAGCGTATCATTAACTGCTGCCATCACCCGATTATCTACCTCGTTGTATTTCATTTCCCGTTTGGCTAACAATTCACTAAATACGCCGCCTGCTGCTAATCCTTGCGCATCAATCTGTTTCAAAGTTTCTTTATCAGCTTCGCTCAAAACCGCTCCATCAACTGGCTTCTCTACCTCGTTTACAACGATACCATTGCCGCTTGTTGCTGCTTCTGTCGCATTTTGCGCCGCTTGCTCTGTTTGCGAGCCATCCGTCAACACATCAGGCGTATCCACATCTTGCGTGAATAAATAATACGCTGATAATACCACCATTAAACTGAGCATTGATACAAGCCATACCGTTTGTCTTTTCGTGTTCATGAGAACACCCTCCCCATCCATTCAATTTGGTTTTATTGTTTGCTTGGTACAACAGAAATTCGATTAACCGGTACGTTGATGCCCTTCTCCACCGCATTGGTAATGAGACGTCTGACTGTTACGTTTTCAGCACCTTTGGCAACTATGAGAATACCGCGTATGCGCGGGTTAATCGTTTTGGTGATAATTGGCTTTTGGTCTCCGGACACTTCGTACAGTACGACCTGTCCGTCTTTTGTGATTGATGTAATATGCCGCTTGCCGCCATTCGGATCATTCTCATCCGTAATTTGCTGCGATTCTTGTGTATTTCGTTCTAAGATGCTTTCTTCTGTAGAATCGAGAGTTACAAGCACATCAACCGTTCCAACGCCTACAATTTTCTCTAATATTTCCTTCAGCCTTACTTCTAGGGAATTTTCGAGAGTGGCGAATACTGAACTTCCAGAGGTGACCGAATTGCCCCAAGCTGCCTCCGACTGAGGCGGCGGATTAGGTTCTTGCACAGAGGGCTCAACTCCTTTATAGGGTAAAAATGAATTTAGAATCATTAGCGCTGCACCAATCCCCCCTATGATTAGTAAAATTCGCAGTGTCCGCACTCGCTTTGGACCGCCAGGACCGCCGCCAACCGCTGATTCTATGCCATCAAGCCATTTGGCCACCGCGCCTTACCCCCTCTCCAACTTTGAACCTCTCACTTCGCCTTTTGTTGATCCGCAGGTTGCCTTACGATGATTTGATCCTCAGAAAGCCCCCACCCCTTCGAAATCAAACTGCTTATTGCAGCTGCAGTCGCTGGATCAGCTCTTGACCAATTCCCTTCCGTCTTTTCCGTTTCCGTAGATGCTTCCAGAGCAGCTTGATCATCTATACCGCTTGGAACTGTGCTTCCACCTTCAATAGGCGCTATTTCAACATCTACAACAACGGGCTGTACTGCTTCCACGGTAGCCTCTTCCTTAAATGTGCTTTTTTTGTTATCTGCTGCTTTGAGTGTCACGGTTACTTCACTAATATAGGGAGTTGCTTTGCCGGAAACGGTAGTCCATTTCAATACGGCATCAACCTCTGCTATAGGAGCTTTTGTCCGCTCGACCAGCTCATTTCGAATGGATGCTTCCAATGTTCGTTCCGTTAATTTTGCAGCCTCCAGGCTGCGCTTATCGCTCATCGCCTGAGCATCTCGCTTAATTTGGTTTAGTCCGCTCATTTGCGATTCAACCTTCATGGCAGATTTGCTCCAATTGTCCATTCCTTCATCCAGCTTGGCACCAATGTCACTTTGTATAAGCTTCAATATGGGTGAGAGTATCGTCAAAAGGATGAACAAGCCGACTACTAGCCGAGCGTAGCGCTGCATTGCTTTGTTCGGTAGCAGAAGTTCGACGAACACTGCCAAAAGAATGACTGCAATAATATCTCTCAGCCAGTCGCTTAACCAAGCAACCACAGCTCTCGTCCCCTTCCTTACCTGACCATCATCGCCGCATTGCCTGCAGTCAAAATGATCGTAACCGCAAGAAAAAACATAAGACTGACAGCAGCCAAAGCCGCAAACACGTAAATCATCGTCTTGCCGATCGTCTCTAGGCAGGTGACGATCGGTGATTCTCCCAGCGGCTGCATGACAGCAGCAGCAATGTTATAAATGAGCGCTAGCGTCAAAATTTTGATTGCAGGAAATGCGCTGATGAAGAGCAGAATAATGACACCTGCTAAGCCAATTGCATTTTTCGCAAGCATGGAAGCAGAGATGACTGTATCCGCCGCATCGGAAAACATTCTCCCTACAACAGGGACGAAATTTCCTGTTACGAACTTAGCCGTTCGCAGTGTAACGCCATCTGTAACCGCTCCTGTCGCCCCTTGTACGGAGATGACTCCTAGAAAAACCGTCAGCAGTACTCCCATAACGCCTACTCCAATGTTTCGCAGCAGATTAGCTAGTTGGGTAACCTTGAATTTTTCTGATAAAGCACTTGCTATATGAAGCACGGCCGAAAAGAACAATAATGGAAACACTAGCGTGTAAATGAGTGTTCCTACGGCATGAATCATGAAAATGATCAATGGATGTAAAACCGATACGGTGACTACGTTGCCCATTGAAGCAAGCAGCGTTAGCAGCAGCGGGACCATCGCAAGCATAAATTGAATCATGCTTTCAATTGCTCCTTTTGCATAACCCATTGCGACATGGAAACTGTTTACCGCGATAATGATAAGCACCATGTACGTAATAGAGTAGGCTACCTTGCTGACCGCGTTTCGTTCAAAAGCATTTTGCAGCGTTTCGAGCACCATACTGAATACCGTCAGCATCACTATTGTCACAAGGAGCTTGCCATTATAAAGCACCTCATGCCACAAATACTTCAGCAGGCCGCTCAGCATCTCCGTTAGCTTTAGGCCATCACCTCCTGGAAGAATCATCTCCATGAAACTTGGAATATGCTGCTCTGGGAAAAAACCGCCATACTCGCTTCGGAGATTGTTCCAGTAAGACTCAACAGCACCCGTTTCCAATCCGCCAATCTGCTGGGTTGTCAGCTCCTTTGCAAGCTCATCCGCGTTAGCTTGATTATCCAAAACCGGCGCTGCGCTCTCACCGCTAATGGCATAGGTAACTGTCGGAGCGATTGATAAAATGATCATGGATACAAAGATGAACAGCAACAGCTTGGCCCGTTCACGTGCAGGAGTCAGCTTCATCATTCGCTTCAACCCCCATCCGGCAGCAGCCCGATTACTGTCTCGACAATGACGCTGATAATAGGGACAGCCATAACAAGAATAAACACTTTGCCGGCAAATTCGATTTTTGAGGCAATTCCTTCTTGCCCTGCATCTCTGACGATCTGTGCTCCAAACTCAGCAATATATGCGATTCCGATTATTTTCAAGATCGTCTTCAAGTAAATGGAAGGGATACCTGATCGATTAGCCAGATCCTCAAGCACGGAAATGACAATTTCGATTTTGCCAATCAAATACAGGAATATAAACAATCCCGTAAACGCGGCGAGCAAAAAGGAGAACATCGGTTTTTGCTCTCGAACGACAATAATGAGTACCGAAGCCATCAGACCAAGACCAACGATTTGAATCATTTCCATTTGGCTCACCTGCTTGCAATCACTTCTAAAATGATGACGTCTACTGGAACAAGAAAATCGATTTAATTTCTTGGAATAATTCATTAAGCATTCGAACAACCATAAACAAAACGACAACAAACCCGATTAGCGTTACCCAGTGCGCCATATCTTCTTTTCCCATTTGCTTCAGCACCGAATGTATCATGGCGATAACAATTCCGATTCCAGCAATTTGGAAAATGGCGCTCACATCCATATTCATCAATGCGGCACCCCACTACACCATCAAAATGACGACCAGAACGGCGATCAAAATTCCGAGACTTTTCCACATTTTCTCGTAACGCCCCTGATCGTCTCTCGCAGCGTCCTCCTCAGCCTTCAGCTGCAATAACGCAAGATGTATATGCTTCATTTGATCTTCCTTATCGCTTATGCCAAGCGTCGTTCCTAAACGTATAAGTACGGCTTGTTCGTTTTTTCGCATCGATGTTGCATCCCATTGTGACTTTATCGCTTGCTCCCAGCTATCGCTGAAGGTAAAGCTTTCGGTTTCCCAAACTCCGTTTGCTGCCTTGCGAAAAATGGTTGCTAACGGCTCCGGAGTAGCAGAAGCTGTCCTCTCCAGTGCTTCTGGCAATGGAGTATGACCATAACCGATTTCTGTCTCCAGCCTT from Paenibacillus sp. FSL K6-3182 carries:
- the accB gene encoding acetyl-CoA carboxylase biotin carboxyl carrier protein — its product is MFKLSEIKELIKLVDQTSVHELEIENEGTRLLIRKPGKTEVVNVQAAPITHTYAPAPLQAQPAAQAAQPQAVQETAPARPSTDHLHQIVSPMVGTFYSSPTPEAGAFVKVGDRVNDKSVVCILEAMKLMNELEAEVKGEIVEILVSNGQLVEYGQPLFLVKPE
- a CDS encoding SpoIIIAH-like family protein, which produces MNTKRQTVWLVSMLSLMVVLSAYYLFTQDVDTPDVLTDGSQTEQAAQNATEAATSGNGIVVNEVEKPVDGAVLSEADKETLKQIDAQGLAAGGVFSELLAKREMKYNEVDNRVMAAVNDTLKKPEEASAAIAELDMLEEKHTKLTGIEAELLKQYENVVIDEQSDKYNVVVSSDKLEKKQAADIIKLVMSTLDVDADQVSVQYVSVKQPQ
- the spoIIIAG gene encoding stage III sporulation protein AG, coding for MAKWLDGIESAVGGGPGGPKRVRTLRILLIIGGIGAALMILNSFLPYKGVEPSVQEPNPPPQSEAAWGNSVTSGSSVFATLENSLEVRLKEILEKIVGVGTVDVLVTLDSTEESILERNTQESQQITDENDPNGGKRHITSITKDGQVVLYEVSGDQKPIITKTINPRIRGILIVAKGAENVTVRRLITNAVEKGINVPVNRISVVPSKQ
- the spoIIIAF gene encoding stage III sporulation protein AF, which codes for MVAWLSDWLRDIIAVILLAVFVELLLPNKAMQRYARLVVGLFILLTILSPILKLIQSDIGAKLDEGMDNWSKSAMKVESQMSGLNQIKRDAQAMSDKRSLEAAKLTERTLEASIRNELVERTKAPIAEVDAVLKWTTVSGKATPYISEVTVTLKAADNKKSTFKEEATVEAVQPVVVDVEIAPIEGGSTVPSGIDDQAALEASTETEKTEGNWSRADPATAAAISSLISKGWGLSEDQIIVRQPADQQKAK
- the spoIIIAE gene encoding stage III sporulation protein AE; this translates as MMKLTPARERAKLLLFIFVSMIILSIAPTVTYAISGESAAPVLDNQANADELAKELTTQQIGGLETGAVESYWNNLRSEYGGFFPEQHIPSFMEMILPGGDGLKLTEMLSGLLKYLWHEVLYNGKLLVTIVMLTVFSMVLETLQNAFERNAVSKVAYSITYMVLIIIAVNSFHVAMGYAKGAIESMIQFMLAMVPLLLTLLASMGNVVTVSVLHPLIIFMIHAVGTLIYTLVFPLLFFSAVLHIASALSEKFKVTQLANLLRNIGVGVMGVLLTVFLGVISVQGATGAVTDGVTLRTAKFVTGNFVPVVGRMFSDAADTVISASMLAKNAIGLAGVIILLFISAFPAIKILTLALIYNIAAAVMQPLGESPIVTCLETIGKTMIYVFAALAAVSLMFFLAVTIILTAGNAAMMVR
- the spoIIIAD gene encoding stage III sporulation protein AD; this encodes MEMIQIVGLGLMASVLIIVVREQKPMFSFLLAAFTGLFIFLYLIGKIEIVISVLEDLANRSGIPSIYLKTILKIIGIAYIAEFGAQIVRDAGQEGIASKIEFAGKVFILVMAVPIISVIVETVIGLLPDGG
- the spoIIIAC gene encoding stage III sporulation protein AC is translated as MNMDVSAIFQIAGIGIVIAMIHSVLKQMGKEDMAHWVTLIGFVVVLFMVVRMLNELFQEIKSIFLFQ
- the spoIIIAB gene encoding stage III sporulation protein SpoIIIAB, whose amino-acid sequence is MIKLLGAVLVLFAGTMIGFQQAAKFAERPRQLRQLAHALQRLETEIGYGHTPLPEALERTASATPEPLATIFRKAANGVWETESFTFSDSWEQAIKSQWDATSMRKNEQAVLIRLGTTLGISDKEDQMKHIHLALLQLKAEEDAARDDQGRYEKMWKSLGILIAVLVVILMV